The genomic interval CAAAGGTCAGCAGCAGCAGACCCAGCAGCGTGAGCACCACGCTCAGCAGGCGGTGGCCCAGAGCGCGCAAGGTGGATGTAGTCACAGAAGTTTCTCCATGGGGTGGACAGCGCGCTTTAGCGCTGCTTGCTCACATCGCGCAGCCGGGTGGTAGCCGACGGGTGGCCGAAGTAGTTGCGCACGTCTTTGCGCAGCACCACGGTGTCCACCATTTGCGAGAACGGCTGGATCGCGCCCACCTGGGCTTCGTACAGCTTCTGCGCCTCCTGGTACTGGGCGGTCTGCTTGGCTTCGTCGCGCTCGACCTCGGCCTTTTCGATCAGCTGGTTCAGCTCGGGGCTGAAGAACGAGGTGCGCCAGCCCTGGAAGTTGGTGAGCTTGGCCGCGTCGCTGTTGTCCGGGTTGTACACCAAGGCGCGCAGGCTGGAATGCGGATGGGGCTCGACCCCGCCACCGCCCCGGCCCACCAGGATTTCAAAGTTGCGCTCGCGCATGGCACCGTAGACCTGGTTGCCCGTGCCCGATAGCACGCTGGCTTCGATACCGGCCTTGGCCAGGGTGGCCTGCAGGCTGGTGGCGATGTTGATGAACGGAGGGTCGGCCAGCACGCGGATGGTGGTCTTGAAGCCATTGGGAAAACCGGCCTCAGAAAGCAGCTTCTTGGCTGCGGCCACATCCAGCTTGTAGCCGGGGCTGGGCAGGCTGGCGGGCAGGCCCATCTGCACAGGGCGCTGCTGCGGCACGCCGTAGTTGGGCATCACCGTGGTGTTGATGCCGTCGTAGTCGATCAGGTTGCGGATCGCCAGGCGCACGCGTTTGTCGGCAAACTTGGGGTCTTTCATGCTGACGGCCACGTAGTACAGCGTGCCGCGGCGCACCGGGCTGACCACGGCCTCGGGGTTTTTCTTCATGGACTCGATATCGGGCACCGACATGCCCGAGGCCACGTCCAGGTCGCCGCGCTCCAGCATCAGGCGCAGCGACTGCGACTCGGTCATGTGGCGCATGATGACGCGCTTGAGCTTGGCCGGGCCGCGCCAGTAGCCGTCAAAACGGTTCATCAGCAGGGCATCCTTGGCGCGCCATTCCACCAGCGAAAACGGGCCGGACCCGGCAGCGTGGGTGGTCAGCCAAGCAGCCCCCATATCGCCATTTTTCTCGTTTTCCATCACCTTCTTGCGGTCCAGCACCACCGAGCTGACCGAGGTGGCCAGGGTGTAGAGCACCATTTTCGGATCGGTCGGTTCGGGCAGGTCGATCACCAGGGTGGTGGCATCGGTGGCGCGCACGGCTTTCTCCACGTTCTGGGCGGTAAAGCCATAGCTCTTCCAGGGTGAGGCCATGGCCAGGTTCAGCTTGAGCACGCGCTGCAGCGACCAGGCCGCGTCTTCCGCCGTGAGTTCGTTGCCCGACTGGAACTTCACGCCCTTGCGCACCACCAGGGTGATGCTGCGGCCATCGGCAGACACTTTCCAACTCTCGGCCAGGCCGGGCTGCATCTTGCTGATGGTTTGCGGGTCGAGTTCGATCAGGTAGTCGTACAGGTTGGCGGCAAGCTCGACCACATCGTTGCCGGTGGCCGCGGCCGGGTCCAGCGACAGCAGGTTGTTCATGCTGAAACCGACGATCAACTGGTCGTCCGGGGTTTTGGCTTGCGCCACCACCCCCAGGGTGCCGAGTGCCAGGGCAACTGCGACGGAAGCGGCGCATCGGCGCAACAGCTTTGTGTGGTTCATAGGTGTCTCCTCAAGGTGGATGGGGTGGCGCAACCGTGGGGTGGTGCGTTTAGTAGGCGTTGCGCGTGTGGGCTTCGATGTAGGCGAAGTTGATGTCTTCGCCCAGACCCGGCAGCTGCGACAGGTGCACATAGCCGTCGGCATCCATGGGGTCGGCCAGGGTGTTCAGGTAGGCGGGCACTTCGTCGTACTCCAGGAAGGGGTGCAACAGGCCGCGCTCGTACCAGCGGGTGTTCTTGATGGCTGCGCACACCGCCAGGTTGGCCGCGCCGTTGCCGTGCACTTCGCACTGCATGCCAAAGGATTCGGCCAGGTGCGCCACCTTGAGCGTGGGGGTGATGCCGCCCACACCGGGCACACCGGCACGCAGGATGTCGCAAGCACCGGCCTTGACCCAGTCGGCCCGGCTGTGATGCTTGCCCGACAGGCTTTCGGGGCCGACGATGGGGATGTCGAGCTGGTCGGCCAGCCAGGCATACGAAGCCATGCTTTGCTCGTTCATCATTTCCTCGAACCAGGTGAAGTTGAGCTTCTCCAGGGCGCGGCCAATGGTCAGCGCGTCGATGCGGCTGTAGTTGTGGTAGCCGTCCAGCATCAGCGGAATGTGAGGGCCAACGGCTTCGCGCACGGCGGCGCAGGCCTGGATGTCCATGGACACGCTGGGGGCAAACGAGACCGGTGGCATCCAGGTGTGCAGCTTGATGGCCTTGTAGCCACGCGCCACCAGCTTCAGGGCGAAGTCGCCATATTCTTGCGGGGTGGACAGGCCGCCCTTGAGCTCGTCACCGCACATGGTGCTGCCGTAGGCGGGCACCTTGTCGCGGTAGCCGCCGATCAGGCGGTACACCGGCTGGCCCAGCACCCGGCCGGCCAAATCCCACAGCGCCTGGTCTACCGCGGCCAGGGCGCGGTCGGTCAGTTGCCCGGCGCTGCCGCGCTGCCAGTGCTCCAGGCCGTGCCAGAGCTGCTCGCGCTGGAACGGATGCTGGCCCACCAGCACCTTGCGCACAAAGGCTTCCAGCACATGGGGGCGGATCACCTCGGGCGGTGCAAAAGCGTAGCCGCTGTGCCCCTCGTCGGTGGTGATGGTCAACAGGGCCATCTTGCCCAGACCTTCAGGGCCGGGGTGGGAATGGCCTGCCGTGTCTACCGACCGGCGGGTCGGGTAGGTGAATTCGGTGCCGTGTACGCTGGCAATTTTCATAAGATTCCTTCTATGTCATCGGTCGTCAGACTGGAATGAATTTTAGGCAACACGTCAGACGTGTTAAATCAGTAGAAACCCTTAATTCCTATATTTTCTCGACTATTGCGCAATTGGCATCAGTCGTCTGGTGAGATACCTGCCCGCGTTATAGTGGCCAGCTCCTCCATAGCGCCACTCCACCATGCAAGCCACCCCAACAGAGCATCCCACGCGGACCAAAAGCCAGCCGCAGCGGGTGGTGGACGGAGTCTCCGAGCGTATCCACAGCGGGGCCCTCAAGCCCGGTGACCGGGTGCCTTCCGAGCCGGGGCTGATGCAGGAATTCAATGTCAGCCGTACGGTGGTGCGCGAGGCCATGTCGCGCCTGCAGGCCAGCGGCCTGGTCGAAACCCGGCAAGGCGTGGGCACTTTTGTACTGGCATCCGCCGCCCCCGAGCCCTTGCTGGCGATTGGCGCGCGCGACCTGCAGGTGCGCCAGAAGCTAGCCATGCTGGAGCTGCGCATCAGCCTCGAATCCGAGGCCGCCAGCCTGGCTGCCGTGCGCCGCCGTGAGGACCACCTGGCGGCCATGCGCGCCGCACTGGACGCGTTCGATGCGCAGCGCCGCGCGGGTGGCAGCACCACGGAGCCCGACTTCCAGTTCCATGTGCAGATCGCCGCCGCCACCGGCAACGAATACTTCGAGGAAGTGCTCACCAGCCTGGGCAACGCCACCATTCCCCGGGCCACGCCCCATGCCACCGCCCAGTCGGTAGCCGACAGCAAGCCCGCCGCCCGTTTTGGCGAAGCCCAGCCCATGCTGGAGAGCGGCAAGGCCATCACCCAGCGCGAGCACGAAGCCATTTTTGATGCCATCCGCCGGGGTGATGCCGCCGCCGCGCGGGCCGCCATGTTCATGCACCTGAGCAATAGCCGCGAGCGCATGCGCGCCAATACCGACAGCAGCGGCCACTAACCGCCCCTCGACCCCCACCAGCCTGCCAGCCAGCGCAAAAAGCCGCGGGCACAGCCCCGCCTTGCGCACTTAAATCCACAAAGCAAGGGTTTTTACTGATTCCACGGGAAGTAACTCTTTCTTACTATTCGCCAAGTCGTCAGACGACTGACGTATTACTAGTAAACCCAACCCACTACCCCTGGAGAACTGTTCCCATGCCATCCAAACTCATTCCCGCACTGGTTTTCGGCGCCTTTGCCAGCGCCGCTTCGGCCCAATCCAGCGTGACCCTCGGGGGCATCGTCGATGCCTGGGTGGGCCAGACGCGCCATAAAGTCGGCGTCAATCCGCCGGGCACGGGTTACGTGGTGGACAGCGGCGGTGCCCAGGCCAGCCGCTGGAGCCTGCGCGGCACCGAAGACCTGGGTGACGGGCTGAAAGCCAGCTTTGTGCTGGAGCAAGGCTTCGCGCTGGACAGCGGCACCGTCTCTACCGTTTCGGCCTCCAACGTCGGCTTCAACCGCGGGGCCTACCTCGGGGTGTCGGGTGACTTTGGTGACGTGCGCCTGGGCCGCATGCTGGGGGCCTTCGATGCGCTGCGCGGCTCGACCAACCACCTGTACGACTCGTCCGGCTTTGCCTCCACCGGCCAGGTCTGGGGCGCGGGTGCCACCGCCGCCAACGGCCTGCCCGCCGTCACCGGTACCGACTACCTGGCCCGGGGCAACAACACGGTGATGTACATCACCCCGGCGCTGGGCATTTTCAGCGGCTCGGTCAGCTTCAGCGCCAACGAAGGTGCCTCCACCGCGACCGAGTCGCCCCGCACGATCAGCGCCCACGGCAAGGTCACCCAAGGCCCGCTGCGCGTGGGCTATTCCTACCAGGCTGAGGCCTACACCACGGGCAAGAACAAGTTCCATCTGGTCGCAGGCAACTACAACTTCGGACCGGTCAATATGGTGGGGGCCTTCCAGCGGCAAATCGACGAGCGTATCGCCGGTCACCAGACCTCCAATGAATGGGAACTGGGCCTGGATGCGCCCTTCGGCCTGGCCACGGTGGCCATAGGCTACGCCAGCGCCAAGACCGAAAACAGCGCAGGCCGCAAAGTGGTGGACGCCCACGGCCTGAGCCTGATGGCCACCTACGACATCTCCAAACGCACCCGTCTGTACACCGCGTTCCGCCAGCTCAAAACCGCACGCGCAGACGGTAGCACTTCGCTGGACGCATCGCGCTTGGGTTTTGGCGTGACGCACCGGTTCTGAACCAGCAGGGCGGCTGCCCTATTTCGGCCAGAGCACCCAGAGCTTTAAGGGCTGCTTGAGCCGACCGGCCAGGTCGCCGGCCTCGGGGCCCCAACCGGCGAAATAGTCGGCCCGCACGGCCCCGGTGATGGCACTGCCGGTGTCCTGGGCAAAGACCAGCTTTTGCAGCGGTGCCCAGGGGCCGGGCGAGGCCAGCCAGACCGGTGTGCCGTAGGGGATGCTGGCGGGGTCCACGGCAATCGAGCGGCCCGGGGTCAGGGCCACGCCCTGCGCCCCCCGGGGGCCGAAGGCCATATCCAGCTCCGACAGTACTTCTTCGCGAAAGAACACGGTGCGCGGGTTACTCCATAGCAGCTCGTTCACCCGCTGCGGGTTTTGCAGAATCCAGGCCTTGATGCCGGGCCAGGTGGCATCGCGGATCAGCCCCTGGTCCAGCAGCCAGCGGCCCACGCTTTTGTAGGGCTGGTCGTTGGTGCCCGCATAGGCCAGGCGCACCAGGCGCTGGCTGCCGTCGG from Comamonadaceae bacterium OS-1 carries:
- a CDS encoding outer membrane porin protein 32 produces the protein MPSKLIPALVFGAFASAASAQSSVTLGGIVDAWVGQTRHKVGVNPPGTGYVVDSGGAQASRWSLRGTEDLGDGLKASFVLEQGFALDSGTVSTVSASNVGFNRGAYLGVSGDFGDVRLGRMLGAFDALRGSTNHLYDSSGFASTGQVWGAGATAANGLPAVTGTDYLARGNNTVMYITPALGIFSGSVSFSANEGASTATESPRTISAHGKVTQGPLRVGYSYQAEAYTTGKNKFHLVAGNYNFGPVNMVGAFQRQIDERIAGHQTSNEWELGLDAPFGLATVAIGYASAKTENSAGRKVVDAHGLSLMATYDISKRTRLYTAFRQLKTARADGSTSLDASRLGFGVTHRF
- the ddpA_2 gene encoding putative D,D-dipeptide-binding periplasmic protein DdpA codes for the protein MNHTKLLRRCAASVAVALALGTLGVVAQAKTPDDQLIVGFSMNNLLSLDPAAATGNDVVELAANLYDYLIELDPQTISKMQPGLAESWKVSADGRSITLVVRKGVKFQSGNELTAEDAAWSLQRVLKLNLAMASPWKSYGFTAQNVEKAVRATDATTLVIDLPEPTDPKMVLYTLATSVSSVVLDRKKVMENEKNGDMGAAWLTTHAAGSGPFSLVEWRAKDALLMNRFDGYWRGPAKLKRVIMRHMTESQSLRLMLERGDLDVASGMSVPDIESMKKNPEAVVSPVRRGTLYYVAVSMKDPKFADKRVRLAIRNLIDYDGINTTVMPNYGVPQQRPVQMGLPASLPSPGYKLDVAAAKKLLSEAGFPNGFKTTIRVLADPPFINIATSLQATLAKAGIEASVLSGTGNQVYGAMRERNFEILVGRGGGGVEPHPHSSLRALVYNPDNSDAAKLTNFQGWRTSFFSPELNQLIEKAEVERDEAKQTAQYQEAQKLYEAQVGAIQPFSQMVDTVVLRKDVRNYFGHPSATTRLRDVSKQR
- the gci gene encoding D-galactarolactone cycloisomerase: MKIASVHGTEFTYPTRRSVDTAGHSHPGPEGLGKMALLTITTDEGHSGYAFAPPEVIRPHVLEAFVRKVLVGQHPFQREQLWHGLEHWQRGSAGQLTDRALAAVDQALWDLAGRVLGQPVYRLIGGYRDKVPAYGSTMCGDELKGGLSTPQEYGDFALKLVARGYKAIKLHTWMPPVSFAPSVSMDIQACAAVREAVGPHIPLMLDGYHNYSRIDALTIGRALEKLNFTWFEEMMNEQSMASYAWLADQLDIPIVGPESLSGKHHSRADWVKAGACDILRAGVPGVGGITPTLKVAHLAESFGMQCEVHGNGAANLAVCAAIKNTRWYERGLLHPFLEYDEVPAYLNTLADPMDADGYVHLSQLPGLGEDINFAYIEAHTRNAY
- the lutR_1 gene encoding HTH-type transcriptional regulator LutR, coding for MQATPTEHPTRTKSQPQRVVDGVSERIHSGALKPGDRVPSEPGLMQEFNVSRTVVREAMSRLQASGLVETRQGVGTFVLASAAPEPLLAIGARDLQVRQKLAMLELRISLESEAASLAAVRRREDHLAAMRAALDAFDAQRRAGGSTTEPDFQFHVQIAAATGNEYFEEVLTSLGNATIPRATPHATAQSVADSKPAARFGEAQPMLESGKAITQREHEAIFDAIRRGDAAAARAAMFMHLSNSRERMRANTDSSGH